The window CAAGAAGTTGCCGATATCCTTTTTCGATCAGCATCAAGTGGGTGACATTTTAAGTCGAACAACAACGGACTTAAATCGTGTTTCTCAAGTATTGTTAACAGGAGTAAATCAATTTTTTTCTTCAGTAGCGAATATTTTATTTGCAGGTTTTATGTTATTTTATATCGATTATAAAATGACTTTAATTGTGTTAGCCTTGATGTTAGTTAGTTCGTTTGTTACGAAAAAAATTGCTTTGAAGAATAAAGAACTAGCAGATAAAAGTCAGTCAGAGCTTGGTATTTTAAATAATCAAGCGGAAGAATTTTTTGCAGGTTCTTTAGTGACGAAGACGTTTAATCAACAAGATGCTGCTAAGAAAGTGATTTTAGCGACGAATAAAAAACAGTATCAGGCTTTTAAAAATGCACAATTTATGAATTATGCGATTTACCCAGCTATTCGTTTTATCAATCAACTGGCGTTTATTATCAGTGGTGTTCTGGGTGCTATATTAGTGATTCAAGGAGCGATGTCTATTGGGGTGATTCAAGCATATCTTCAATATGTGAATCAAATTTCAGAGCCAATTACAACATCGTCTTATGTAATTAATGATATTCAAGGAGCAATGGCTTCAATTGATCGGATTTTTGCTATTTTGGAAGAGTTAGAGGAAGTTCCAGAAAAAGTGGAATTAACGACGATTACAAAACCAAAAGGTGAAATTCGTTTTAAAGAAGTCCAGTTTGGCTATTCGCCAGATCAGTTATTGATGAAAAAAGTTGATTTTACAGCGAAGGCCAGAAAGACAATTGCGATTGTTGGACCAACTGGGGCGGGTAAAACAACATTGGTTAATCTATTGCTACGTTTTTATGAAATCAATGGTGGAATGATTACTTTTGATGGTCATGATATTACTAATCTTTCAAGGAAAAATCTACGTTCAATGTTTGGTATGGTGCTACAAAACACCTGGTTGTTTGAAGGGACGGTAGCCGATAATATTGCGTATGGTAAGAGAGACGCAACTCGAGAGGAAATTATTCAGGCAGCGAAGGTTGCGCAATGTGATCATTTTATCCGAACCTTGCCGAATGGATATGAGTCAATTATTTCAAGTGAAGGTGGATTGCTTTCGCAAGGGCAACAACAGTTACTAACGATTGCTCGGATTATATTAGCGAATCCTCCTGTTGTCATTTTAGATGAGGCAACGTCTAGTGTTGATACTCGAACGGAAGCACATATTCAACAAGCGATGAATGAAGTAACTAAAGATCGAACAAGTTTTGTGATTGCTCATCGTCTATCGACAATTGAAAATGCTGATTTAATATTAGTAATGAAGGCTGGAACGATTATTGAACAAGGAAATCATCAAGAGTTATTAGCGAAGCCCTCTCTTTATGCGGAGCTTTACCGTAGTCAGTTTCAAGTAACGTAATGAAAAAATGCTAGCTGAAGGAAATCTCCTTTAGCTAGCATTTTTATTTTTTTAAATTAAGCGTACAATTTAGCGACTTGCTCTTGCACGTTTTTATCTTCTAAGAAATCATCATAAGTTGTATCGCTACGGTCAACAACTCCGTTTGGTGATAGTTCAATAATGCGATTTGCAATTGTTTGAATAAATTGGTGATCGTGTGAACCAAATAGTAAAGCACCTTTGAAGGCAATCATTCCATCATTTAAAGCCGTAATTGACTCTAAATCTAAATGGTTTGTTGGATCATCTAGGACTAAAACATTTGATTTACTTAACATCATCTTAGATAACATACAACGAACTTTTTCGCCACCGGAAAGGACAGAAACTTTTTTCATTACATCTTCACCAGAAAATAACATACGACCTAAGAAACTACGTAGGAATGTATTGTCACTTTCTTCTTTTGATGCAAATTGACGTAACCAGTCAACTACTGTTAAATCACCTTTAGCAAATTCAGCAGTGTTATCTTTTGGTAGGTAAGATTGAGAAGTAGTGACCCCCCATTTAACGCTACCAGAATCAGGTTCCATTTCACCCATCAAGATTTTGAAAAGAGTTGTAATCGCAATATCATTTTGACTGATAAAGGCGGTTTTATTTTCACGATTTAACGAGAAAGTAATATTGTCTAAGATTTTAACGCCATCAATTGTTTTAGAAACATTCTCAACACGGATTAAATCATTTCCGATTTCACGATCAGGAGTAAAACCAACAAATGGAT is drawn from Carnobacterium gallinarum DSM 4847 and contains these coding sequences:
- a CDS encoding ABC transporter ATP-binding protein → MQQLKKQETKQSLTKFFQLIQPERKIFIGLLFCSLIGNALVTAMPFIMGIAIDDLLELIKLTGFQQVTLADLNQVLMVPVLILIVFAGISSMTSYIQEATMAKLSEKITLRLRKEITKKFKKLPISFFDQHQVGDILSRTTTDLNRVSQVLLTGVNQFFSSVANILFAGFMLFYIDYKMTLIVLALMLVSSFVTKKIALKNKELADKSQSELGILNNQAEEFFAGSLVTKTFNQQDAAKKVILATNKKQYQAFKNAQFMNYAIYPAIRFINQLAFIISGVLGAILVIQGAMSIGVIQAYLQYVNQISEPITTSSYVINDIQGAMASIDRIFAILEELEEVPEKVELTTITKPKGEIRFKEVQFGYSPDQLLMKKVDFTAKARKTIAIVGPTGAGKTTLVNLLLRFYEINGGMITFDGHDITNLSRKNLRSMFGMVLQNTWLFEGTVADNIAYGKRDATREEIIQAAKVAQCDHFIRTLPNGYESIISSEGGLLSQGQQQLLTIARIILANPPVVILDEATSSVDTRTEAHIQQAMNEVTKDRTSFVIAHRLSTIENADLILVMKAGTIIEQGNHQELLAKPSLYAELYRSQFQVT